Proteins from a genomic interval of Treponema primitia ZAS-1:
- a CDS encoding type II toxin-antitoxin system PemK/MazF family toxin: MVRGEIWWAELPPPRGSEPAKRRPVLVIQGDTYNRSALNTVICAVLTSNLELAKAPPNFLLEKAVSGLEKTSVINFSQIFTIDKSYFLEQVSMLPKSVIEKINAGIKQIFELP; the protein is encoded by the coding sequence ATGGTTCGTGGTGAAATCTGGTGGGCGGAACTGCCACCGCCCAGGGGTTCGGAACCTGCAAAACGGCGGCCTGTTTTGGTCATCCAGGGGGATACGTATAACCGTAGCGCCCTTAATACGGTTATTTGCGCGGTTCTTACCTCAAACCTGGAACTTGCCAAGGCGCCGCCAAATTTTCTGCTGGAGAAGGCAGTTTCCGGTCTGGAAAAAACATCGGTTATTAATTTCTCCCAAATTTTCACTATTGATAAATCGTATTTTTTAGAACAGGTTTCTATGCTTCCCAAAAGCGTCATTGAAAAAATCAATGCGGGGATAAAGCAGATATTTGAGCTTCCGTAA
- a CDS encoding type ISP restriction/modification enzyme — MTAEQFADMYAQTMVYGLFSARCMSTEEHFDPKQAIDAIPSTNPFLQKLLKESFTKRHGLSFDELDLGDITLLLQNTDTVHILEDFNRQTGGGREDPVIYFYEGFLNAYEKEQKKRRGVYYTPQPVVNFMVRAVDDILKTEFGIKDGLASTETKTIMAKGKGKKEESPQVVPAIQILDPATGTGTFLRQIILQIWENFKCTRTGATKKSIENQWNYYVKNHLLPRLNGFELMMAPYAVAHMKLAIALQETGYAFDEDQEHPDRVKVFLTNSLEEADKEGGQGMMFEHDALAEESLAARETKKNKGINVVIGNPPYSGESANKGEWIMSLMEDYKKEPGGVEKLNERNPKWINDDYVKFIRYAQKYIERSGSGIVAYINNHSFLDNPTFRGMRWNLLKSFDKIYIIDLHGNSKKKETTPDGDKDENVFDIQQGVSINIFVKNGKKNADDLAEAFHFDLYGLRDEKYDFLNKNRINLLKWNKISLQYSQYFLTQKIFDNKNVYDNGFYIKNLLQIHSVGIVTSSDSIFINSDKKLLINNIKQHFSIEPDKKLIRSINYRIFDTQYIYYDTEKIERARTTIMRHLFYKENIGLIIGRQGQVVGSMAWNLSFLSTQITDFNLYYRGGGVIFPLYLYPDEGYSKKGKQSRRPNLDQMLVNEIADKLSLSFENEKSGDKDKFAPIDLLDYIYAVLHSPKYRETYKEFLKIDFPRIPYPTDKKVFWKLVALGGELRQLHLLESPLFSKVDSEEAAGKVPVDKPRYEDGKVFINDGFYFPDVLQAAWEFYIGGYQPAQKWLKDRKGQILSGEDVKHYRKIIMALTETGRVMREIDKVGVV, encoded by the coding sequence ATGACCGCCGAACAGTTTGCCGATATGTATGCCCAGACCATGGTCTATGGCTTATTTTCTGCCCGTTGTATGAGTACAGAGGAGCATTTCGATCCCAAGCAGGCTATTGACGCTATTCCCAGCACGAATCCTTTTTTGCAAAAATTGCTCAAGGAATCTTTTACCAAACGACACGGATTGTCCTTTGATGAACTTGATTTGGGTGATATAACCCTCTTGTTACAAAATACCGATACCGTTCATATCCTTGAAGATTTTAACCGACAGACCGGCGGCGGCAGGGAAGACCCGGTTATTTATTTTTATGAAGGGTTCCTGAACGCCTATGAAAAAGAACAGAAAAAGCGGCGTGGCGTTTATTATACCCCCCAACCGGTTGTCAACTTTATGGTTCGGGCCGTTGACGATATCCTGAAAACCGAGTTCGGTATAAAAGACGGGCTTGCTTCAACCGAAACAAAAACTATCATGGCCAAAGGAAAAGGAAAGAAAGAAGAAAGCCCCCAGGTCGTACCGGCTATTCAAATCCTGGACCCCGCAACCGGTACAGGAACTTTTCTGCGGCAGATAATTCTTCAAATATGGGAAAATTTTAAATGTACACGTACCGGGGCTACTAAAAAATCTATAGAGAATCAATGGAATTACTATGTCAAAAATCATCTCCTACCCCGTCTTAACGGCTTTGAATTGATGATGGCTCCCTATGCCGTTGCCCACATGAAACTGGCAATAGCCCTGCAGGAAACTGGTTATGCCTTTGATGAAGACCAGGAACACCCTGACCGGGTAAAGGTGTTCCTTACCAATTCCCTGGAAGAAGCCGACAAAGAAGGCGGCCAGGGCATGATGTTTGAACATGACGCCCTGGCGGAAGAATCATTAGCCGCAAGGGAAACCAAAAAGAACAAGGGAATTAATGTGGTGATTGGGAATCCGCCGTATAGCGGAGAAAGCGCCAATAAGGGTGAATGGATCATGTCCCTGATGGAGGATTATAAAAAAGAACCGGGCGGGGTCGAAAAGTTAAACGAGCGGAATCCCAAATGGATAAATGATGATTATGTCAAATTTATCCGCTATGCACAGAAATATATTGAACGTTCTGGGTCAGGGATTGTTGCATATATCAATAATCATAGTTTTCTGGATAATCCAACCTTTCGAGGTATGCGCTGGAATTTGTTAAAATCCTTCGACAAAATTTATATCATTGATTTACATGGCAATAGCAAAAAGAAAGAAACAACGCCTGACGGCGATAAAGATGAAAATGTTTTTGATATTCAGCAAGGTGTAAGTATAAATATATTTGTAAAAAACGGAAAGAAAAACGCTGACGATTTAGCTGAAGCGTTTCATTTTGATTTATATGGGCTACGAGATGAAAAATACGATTTTCTTAATAAGAACAGAATTAATCTATTAAAGTGGAATAAAATATCATTACAATATTCACAATATTTTTTGACACAAAAAATATTTGACAACAAAAATGTATATGATAATGGATTTTATATAAAAAATTTATTACAGATTCATTCAGTAGGTATTGTAACATCAAGTGATTCTATATTTATTAATAGTGATAAAAAACTACTCATAAATAATATTAAACAACACTTTTCCATAGAGCCTGACAAGAAATTGATTAGATCCATTAATTATCGAATATTTGATACTCAATATATATATTATGATACCGAAAAGATCGAAAGAGCAAGAACTACTATTATGCGACATTTATTTTACAAAGAGAATATTGGTTTAATAATAGGGCGCCAAGGACAAGTAGTTGGCTCTATGGCATGGAATTTGTCTTTTTTATCAACTCAAATTACAGACTTTAATCTTTATTATAGAGGCGGTGGGGTAATATTCCCTCTTTATCTCTATCCCGATGAAGGCTATTCAAAAAAGGGCAAGCAATCCCGCCGCCCGAACCTGGACCAAATGCTTGTTAATGAGATTGCCGATAAACTCAGTCTTTCCTTTGAAAACGAAAAGTCCGGGGACAAGGATAAGTTTGCCCCTATAGACCTCTTGGATTATATCTATGCGGTCCTCCATTCCCCCAAATACCGAGAAACGTACAAGGAATTTCTCAAGATCGACTTCCCTCGTATTCCCTATCCTACGGATAAAAAAGTATTTTGGAAACTGGTTGCCCTGGGCGGGGAACTCCGGCAGCTTCATCTTTTGGAAAGTCCCCTGTTCAGCAAAGTTGATTCAGAAGAGGCTGCCGGGAAGGTTCCGGTGGATAAACCCAGGTATGAAGATGGGAAGGTCTTTATCAATGACGGCTTTTACTTTCCCGATGTCCTGCAAGCCGCTTGGGAGTTCTATATCGGCGGGTACCAGCCTGCCCAAAAGTGGCTCAAAGACCGCAAGGGACAGATTTTGAGCGGCGAGGATGTCAAGCATTACCGGAAGATCATCATGGCACTGACAGAAACAGGGCGGGTAATGAGGGAAATTGATAAAGTTGGGGTTGTATAA
- a CDS encoding DUF2971 domain-containing protein, whose translation MKIIQSKEIWLFNTRQMNDFQETHWIDHFILEHLSENQKILGPEKIDMLLKQYSINNWWSYIACFSNDGDKLSQWRAYANNATGFSIGFNEEKIGIEKKMPGMGGHWTVGTGYHECIYDEIQQRNIVNSILDIDKLKNESNEMAAYNVMPLRFNSLVFKNPKFVEEQEIRLMHVPAVFTDNNNASVLMGNISEVNFICKNNDISSYFKLKLEEKFTSDLISNIFMGPKCKIDIGDLQFFLAENGLKKTQIERSRASYI comes from the coding sequence ATGAAAATTATTCAATCAAAAGAGATATGGCTTTTCAACACCAGACAAATGAATGATTTTCAAGAAACCCATTGGATAGATCATTTTATACTTGAGCATCTTTCTGAAAATCAAAAAATACTGGGACCGGAAAAGATTGACATGCTTTTGAAGCAATATAGTATTAATAACTGGTGGTCATATATTGCATGCTTTTCAAATGATGGGGATAAGTTAAGCCAATGGCGTGCATACGCAAATAATGCCACAGGATTTTCTATTGGATTTAATGAAGAAAAAATAGGTATAGAAAAAAAGATGCCGGGAATGGGAGGCCATTGGACCGTAGGTACCGGATATCACGAATGTATATATGATGAAATTCAGCAGAGGAATATTGTCAATTCTATTTTGGATATCGATAAATTGAAGAATGAAAGTAATGAAATGGCAGCATACAATGTAATGCCTTTACGTTTTAACTCGCTTGTTTTTAAAAACCCAAAATTCGTTGAAGAACAAGAAATTAGGTTGATGCACGTACCTGCGGTATTTACCGATAATAATAATGCTAGTGTCTTAATGGGAAATATTTCAGAAGTCAATTTTATTTGCAAGAACAATGACATTTCCTCCTATTTTAAACTGAAATTAGAAGAAAAATTTACATCTGATCTAATATCCAATATATTCATGGGACCCAAATGCAAGATTGATATAGGGGATCTACAATTTTTCCTTGCTGAAAATGGATTGAAAAAAACGCAAATTGAACGGTCAAGGGCATCCTATATATAA
- a CDS encoding ATP-grasp domain-containing protein, with protein MVKTVQSNFFTMDIARKADGGLTIIELGDGQVSGLPQRADKTDFYGEIKKVMVDVC; from the coding sequence ATAGTCAAAACTGTTCAGAGTAATTTCTTTACCATGGATATTGCCCGTAAAGCGGATGGCGGTTTAACCATAATTGAATTGGGGGATGGACAGGTATCGGGTTTGCCGCAAAGGGCGGATAAAACAGATTTTTATGGCGAGATAAAAAAGGTAATGGTAGATGTTTGTTAA
- a CDS encoding aspartate carbamoyltransferase regulatory subunit has protein sequence MLNIAKIKNGIVIDHIKAGQGIRIFNWLGLGKAPYTVAFVVNASSRHMGKKDIIKIDNTIAINYELLGLIDPDITVNIIENEVITEKIKLQLPERVEDILICKNPRCVTSTEAYVPHIFHLEDPVLGTYRCEYCDEIRSTADFR, from the coding sequence ATGCTTAACATAGCAAAGATAAAGAACGGCATCGTTATTGATCATATAAAAGCAGGCCAGGGCATACGGATCTTCAACTGGCTCGGTCTCGGCAAGGCGCCCTACACGGTGGCCTTTGTGGTTAACGCCAGTTCCCGGCACATGGGCAAGAAGGATATCATCAAGATCGATAACACCATTGCTATCAACTATGAACTCCTGGGGCTCATCGATCCGGATATCACCGTTAATATCATTGAAAATGAAGTGATCACCGAAAAGATAAAGCTCCAGCTCCCCGAGCGGGTAGAGGACATCCTGATCTGCAAGAATCCCCGGTGCGTTACTTCCACCGAAGCCTACGTACCGCATATCTTCCACCTGGAGGATCCGGTGCTGGGGACCTACCGCTGCGAGTACTGCGACGAGATACGATCTACGGCGGACTTCCGGTAA
- the pyrB gene encoding aspartate carbamoyltransferase — MLKGRHLVEPGNFSIEEMAELFTLAEKIEADPLYLRESCRGKLLATLFFEPSTRTRLSFEAAMLRLGGACLGFAEPGSSSASKGESLADTIRTVSCYADAIVMRNPKEGAAMVASRYAEVPVVNGGDGGHHHPTQTLTDLLTIRRLRGHFDGLTVGFCGDLKFGRTVHSLAKALSRYTGIRLIFISPPELNVPDYITQGILKKTGTEYLETDHLEKVMGDLDVLYMTRVQRERFFNEEDYIRLKDSYILTMEKMKAARDDMIILHPLPRVNEIALEVDGDPRAAYFKQAKYGMYVRMALLSSLLGVV; from the coding sequence ATGCTTAAAGGGCGTCATTTGGTGGAACCCGGCAATTTCAGCATAGAAGAAATGGCCGAACTCTTTACTTTGGCGGAAAAAATCGAGGCGGATCCGCTGTATCTGCGGGAAAGCTGCCGGGGAAAGCTGCTGGCAACCCTGTTTTTTGAACCCAGTACCCGAACCCGGCTGAGTTTTGAGGCGGCCATGCTGCGCCTGGGGGGGGCCTGCCTGGGCTTCGCCGAGCCCGGCTCCAGTTCCGCCTCCAAGGGGGAGAGCCTGGCGGATACCATCCGTACCGTATCCTGCTATGCCGACGCCATTGTCATGCGGAACCCCAAGGAAGGGGCCGCCATGGTGGCTTCCCGCTATGCCGAGGTACCGGTGGTGAACGGCGGCGATGGAGGGCATCATCACCCTACCCAGACCCTGACGGACCTGCTTACCATCCGCCGCTTGCGGGGGCATTTTGACGGGCTTACCGTGGGGTTCTGCGGGGACCTCAAGTTCGGCCGTACCGTCCATTCCCTGGCTAAGGCCCTGTCCCGGTACACGGGGATACGGCTTATCTTCATTTCCCCGCCGGAGCTCAATGTTCCGGACTATATAACCCAGGGGATTCTGAAAAAAACCGGGACCGAGTACCTTGAGACGGACCATCTGGAAAAGGTGATGGGGGACCTGGACGTACTCTATATGACCCGGGTTCAGCGGGAACGGTTCTTCAACGAGGAAGACTACATCCGCCTCAAGGATAGTTATATTCTCACCATGGAAAAAATGAAGGCCGCCAGGGATGATATGATCATCCTCCACCCCCTGCCGCGGGTTAACGAGATTGCCCTGGAGGTGGACGGGGACCCCCGGGCAGCCTATTTTAAGCAGGCAAAGTACGGTATGTACGTGCGTATGGCCCTGTTATCCTCACTGTTAGGGGTGGTGTAA